A single genomic interval of Stieleria maiorica harbors:
- a CDS encoding glycosyltransferase family 4 protein, whose protein sequence is MKLRIALIIPTMDQGGAEKQLALLAENLPHDEFEVHVYLLTRDGPRSRSLRDSGIPVTVIGKRFKADPTALFRLRRLLKEWSPDVVHTWLFAANSFGRTAAVMAKVPVIIASERCVDPWKSWWHFWIDRVLARRSTAITTNSSGVVEFYADHGISPNLFHVIPNGIPERSATSITRGQALERLGVSADRKLIMAVGRLWPQKRYRDLIWAAELIACTRGDTTLVVIGDGPQKAELLRFRDAVTIPEHVCFVGQRDDVPELLPHADLFWIGSEYEGQSNAVIEAMQAGRPVIASEIPGNRDLIRHDETGRLVPVGDRAAFARESLDLLDHPETAERLGNAARRRIEEAFSVEKMVQRHAQLYRQLRSQFEAR, encoded by the coding sequence ATGAAACTTCGAATCGCACTGATCATCCCGACGATGGATCAGGGGGGCGCCGAAAAGCAGCTCGCATTATTGGCCGAAAACTTGCCTCACGACGAGTTCGAGGTGCACGTCTACTTGCTGACGCGTGACGGCCCACGCAGCCGATCGCTGCGTGACAGTGGTATCCCGGTCACGGTGATCGGCAAACGGTTCAAAGCCGATCCGACCGCCCTGTTTCGCTTGCGTCGTCTGTTGAAGGAATGGTCACCGGACGTGGTCCACACCTGGTTGTTCGCCGCGAACAGTTTTGGACGCACCGCCGCTGTGATGGCCAAGGTGCCGGTGATCATCGCCAGTGAACGCTGCGTCGATCCCTGGAAATCCTGGTGGCACTTCTGGATCGATCGTGTCTTGGCACGCCGCTCCACCGCGATCACGACCAACAGTTCAGGCGTGGTGGAATTTTACGCCGACCATGGGATCTCACCGAATCTGTTTCATGTGATCCCCAATGGAATCCCAGAGCGATCGGCGACGTCGATCACTCGCGGGCAGGCACTCGAGCGCCTGGGAGTGTCCGCCGATCGAAAGCTCATCATGGCCGTCGGTCGACTTTGGCCGCAAAAACGGTATCGCGACTTGATCTGGGCCGCCGAATTGATCGCCTGCACCCGCGGCGACACCACGCTGGTCGTGATCGGCGACGGCCCGCAAAAAGCGGAACTGCTGCGTTTTCGCGATGCCGTCACGATCCCCGAACATGTTTGCTTCGTCGGCCAACGTGACGATGTGCCCGAATTGCTGCCGCACGCGGACCTGTTTTGGATCGGCAGCGAATACGAGGGCCAGAGCAATGCGGTGATCGAAGCGATGCAAGCCGGACGGCCGGTGATCGCATCGGAGATTCCCGGCAACCGCGATTTGATCCGCCACGACGAAACCGGGCGGCTGGTCCCGGTCGGCGATCGCGCCGCTTTCGCCCGGGAATCGTTGGATTTGCTGGACCATCCCGAAACGGCCGAGCGACTGGGAAACGCCGCCCGGCGACGGATCGAAGAGGCGTTTTCGGTCGAAAAAATGGTTCAGCGGCACGCCCAACTCTATCGCCAGCTGCGATCGCAATTCGAGGCGCGGTAG